The bacterium genome contains a region encoding:
- a CDS encoding phosphoglycerate kinase: MKKSIKDLADLKGKRVLVREDLNVPIDENKNITDDTRIRAALPTINYLKEKGAKVIVVAHFGRPKGEFKEDMRLTPIAKRLSELLGAPVMKLDDCIGDEVKAKLAELKDGEVALLENIRFYKEEEKNDPEFAKKLAELADIYVNDAFGAAHRAHASTAGVAEFVKPAVSGLLMEKELSALGGLLQNPQRPFVAIVGGSKVSTKIGVLDNLIDKVDTLIVGGGMTYTFMKAQGFSVGNSICEEDKLDIARNLMKKAEEKGVKLLISEDVLVSDAFSETANTQVVSAKEIPDGWEGVDAGAKAVANAKEVILKAKTILWNGPVGVFEIDKFSAGTKAIAEAVAEATKLGAKSVLGGGDTVAAIEKFHIAPENYSHISTGGGASLEFIEGKVLPGVAALDDK; the protein is encoded by the coding sequence ATGAAAAAATCAATCAAAGATCTTGCCGATTTAAAAGGCAAAAGAGTACTTGTAAGAGAGGATCTTAACGTTCCTATCGACGAAAACAAAAACATTACCGATGATACACGTATTCGTGCGGCATTACCCACAATTAATTATTTAAAAGAAAAAGGCGCTAAAGTTATTGTTGTTGCTCACTTTGGCAGACCAAAAGGCGAATTCAAAGAAGATATGAGACTGACTCCTATCGCAAAAAGGCTCTCAGAACTTCTTGGCGCACCTGTGATGAAACTTGATGACTGTATAGGCGATGAAGTTAAAGCAAAACTTGCTGAATTAAAAGACGGTGAAGTCGCACTTCTTGAAAATATAAGATTTTATAAAGAAGAAGAAAAAAATGATCCTGAGTTTGCAAAAAAGCTTGCTGAGCTTGCTGATATTTATGTAAACGATGCTTTTGGCGCAGCTCATAGAGCGCATGCTTCGACCGCAGGAGTCGCAGAATTTGTGAAACCTGCTGTTTCAGGTTTATTAATGGAAAAAGAACTTTCTGCCCTCGGAGGACTGCTTCAAAACCCTCAAAGACCTTTTGTGGCAATAGTAGGCGGAAGCAAAGTTTCCACAAAAATCGGTGTTCTGGACAACCTTATCGACAAAGTTGATACACTTATAGTTGGCGGCGGAATGACCTACACCTTTATGAAAGCTCAAGGCTTTAGCGTAGGAAATTCTATCTGCGAAGAAGATAAACTTGATATAGCAAGAAATTTAATGAAAAAAGCAGAAGAAAAAGGAGTTAAACTTCTTATTTCAGAAGATGTATTAGTTTCTGACGCTTTTTCTGAAACTGCAAACACACAAGTTGTTTCCGCAAAAGAAATTCCTGACGGATGGGAAGGCGTTGATGCCGGAGCTAAAGCCGTAGCTAATGCAAAAGAAGTAATTCTTAAGGCTAAAACAATTCTTTGGAACGGACCTGTAGGAGTTTTTGAAATAGACAAATTCTCAGCAGGAACAAAAGCAATTGCAGAAGCTGTTGCGGAAGCAACAAAACTTGGCGCAAAAAGCGTGCTTGGCGGTGGAGATACAGTTGCTGCAATAGAAAAATTCCATATTGCCCCTGAAAATTATTCACATATAAGCACAGGCGGTGGAGCAAGCCTTGAATTTATAGAAGGTAAAGTTCTTCCCGGTGTTGCAGCTTTAGACGACAAATAA